Proteins from a genomic interval of Lolium perenne isolate Kyuss_39 chromosome 1, Kyuss_2.0, whole genome shotgun sequence:
- the LOC127341265 gene encoding LEAF RUST 10 DISEASE-RESISTANCEUS RECEPTOR-LIKE PROTEIN KINASE-like 2.1 produces the protein MENPGAYYRSFTIQALTVFSLVAVFAADHVHGGNDGCPHFSCGHLQNISYPFHRRGDPVGCGAEAYELVCTSSKATIQINTGKYYVTAINYTDSYFSVMDANFDPNSSCSLPLWNHHPYSGPMGKLDSHGFWDFGITSMGACFANCSEAVTNNSAYKPVACLGANNSHVYVWVSQYAECYVVDLEPYCGYLAMIPFGDEYSSDRLQGASYADIRQFITKGFTVQFPVAETQPPPPPSTNEKLRENINICLSNSTSYFKEQISSASIMNWTHAFFWSEVHFLECVTQSSNDHYYTTKFVLVVATIVSAIAIPKVLFVLCRFLLAPLALWTFLLYKYWKTRITIDAVEKFLRIQHMVGPTRYAYTDIVAVTSHFRDKLGQGGYGSVYKGVLLPGGAHVAVKMLEGNSSCNGEDFISEVSTIGRIHHVNVVRLVGFCSEEMRRALVYEYMPRGSLDKYIFSAEKSFSWDKLNEIALGIARGINYLHQGCDMQILHFDIKPHNILLDSNFVPKVADFGLAKLYPRGDSFVPLSAMRGTIGYIAPEMISRSFGVVSSKSDVYSFGMLLLEMAGGRRNADPNAATSSQGYYPSWVYDQLTLQGEACEISPVIADMHELEKKLCVVGLWCIQMRSVDRPTMSEVMQMLEAGADVLQMPSRPFFCDEGHIHVEDSYHFTSELTTVSEELTAVSEEDEE, from the exons ATGGAGAACCCGGGCGCATATTATCGTTCTTTCACTATACAAGCCTTGACCGTCTTCTCCCTCGTTGCAGTTTTTGCAGCAGATCATGTTCATGGAGGAAATGATGGGTGCCCACATTTCTCTTGTGGACATCTCCAAAACATATCATACCCTTTCCATCGGCGAGGTGATCCTGTTGGGTGCGGTGCTGAAGCATACGAGCTGGTTTGTACCAGTAGCAAGGCTACAATTCAGATCAACACAGGAAAATACTACGTGACTGCAATCAACTACACCGATTCCTACTTCAGCGTCATGGACGCCAACTTCGATCCCAATAGCAGCTGCTCTCTTCCACTATGGAATCACCATCCTTATTCAGGACCCATGGGAAAACTAGATTCACATGGATTTTGGGATTTCGGCATTACAAGCATGGGAGCATGTTTTGCTAATTGCTCAGAAGCAGTAACGAATAATAGTGCATACAAGCCTGTTGCTTGCCTGGGTGCCAACAATTCGCATGTTTATGTCTGGGTGTCTCAGTATGCTGAATGTTATGTTGTGGATCTCGAACCTTACTGTGGATACTTGGCCATGATTCCATTTGGCGACGAGTATTCTTCTGATCGGCTACAGGGTGCAAGTTATGCAGATATCAGACAATTCATAACTAAGGGGTTTACTGTCCAATTTCCTGTGGCTGAAacacaaccgccgccgccgccttctacCAATGAGAAGTTAAGAGAGAACATCAATATATGCCTCAGCAATTCAACCAG CTACTTCAAGGAGCAAATATCCAGTGCAAGCATCATGAACTGGACTCATGCTTTTTTCTGGAGTGAGGTGCACTTCCTGGAATGTGTGACTCAGTCCTCTAATGATCACTACTACACAACAAAATTTGTTTTGGTTGTTGCAACCATAGTATCTGCTATTGCTATCCCCAAGGTCCTTTTCG TACTATGCAGGTTCTTGTTGGCACCCCTGGCTCTCTGGACATTCCTACTCTACAAGTACTGGAAAACAAGGATCACGATTGACGCAGTCGAGAAGTTCCTCAGGATTCAACATATGGTTGGTCCGACGAGGTATGCGTACACAGATATCGTTGCAGTCACAAGCCATTTCAGAGATAAATTGGGCCAAGGGGGCTATGGCTCAGTGTACAAGGGTGTGCTACTCCCAGGCGGTGCCCATGTCGCCGTGAAGATGCTAGAGGGCAACTCCAGCTGCAACGGAGAAGATTTCATCAGCGAGGTCTCCACCATCGGCAGGATCCACCATGTCAACGTGGTGCGTTTAGTAGGGTTCTGCTCGGAGGAAATGAGAAGGGCCCTAGTGTACGAGTACATGCCCCGTGGTTCTCTGGACAAGTACATCTTCTCTGCTGAGAAGAGCTTTTCTTGGGACAAGCTCAACGAGATTGCTTTGGGCATTGCCAGGGGGATCAACTACTTGCATCAGGGTTGCGACATGCAGATTCTACACTTCGACATCAAGCCGCACAACATCCTCCTCGACAGCAATTTCGTCCCTAAGGTTGCTGATTTCGGACTCGCCAAACTGTACCCGAGGGGCGACAGTTTCGTCCCGTTGAGTGCGATGCGGGGTACCATTGGCTACATAGCTCCTGAGATGATATCCCGGAGCTTCGGTGTTGTATCGAGCAAGTCCGATGTGTACAGCTTCGGGATGCTGCTTCTGGAGATGGCAGGTGGAAGAAGGAACGCCGACCCAAACGCGGCGACCTCAAGCCAGGGGTACTACCCATCATGGGTATACGACCAGCTGACTCTGCAAGGAGAAGCATGCGAGATATCTCCTGTTATTGCTGACATGCACGAGTTGGAGAAGAAGCTGTGCGTCGTCGGATTATGGTGTATCCAGATGAGGTCTGTCGACCGGCCAACGATGAGTGAGGTCATGCAGATGCTGGAAGCTGGGGCAGACGTCCTGCAGATGCCATCGAGGCCGTTTTTCTGCGACGAAGGGCACATCCATGTGGAGGACTCGTACCATTTCACTTCCGAGTTGACCACGGTGTCGGAGGAATTGACTGCTGTGTCGGAGGAGGATGAAGAGTGA